From a single Lolium rigidum isolate FL_2022 chromosome 7, APGP_CSIRO_Lrig_0.1, whole genome shotgun sequence genomic region:
- the LOC124677819 gene encoding transketolase, chloroplastic-like codes for MTPPTPARIPTSPASTAAAGRGSLLFRRPFVAGRPGGRPATALFARTPAAAELVERSVNTIRFLAVDAVEKANSGHPGLPMGCAPLGHVLFDEFLRFNPRNPGWFDRDRFVLSAGHGCMLHYALLHLAGYQGVTMDDLKAFRQWGSRTPGHPENFETAGVEVTTGPLGQGFANAVGLALAEKHLAARFNKTDFTIVDHYTYVILGDGCQMEGVANEASSLAGHWGLGKLIAFYDDNHISIDGSTDIAFTEDVLARYEALGWHTIWVKNGNTGYDDIRAAIKEAKEVKDKPTLIKVTTTIGYGSPNKASTHSVHGSALGSKEVEATRKNLLWPHEPFHVPDEVKSHWGHHLDEGASLEAEWNAKFAEYEKKYQQEGAELNSIISGELPSEWDKALPTYTPESPADATRNLSQQCLNALAKVIPGFLGGSADLASSNMTLLKMFGDFQKDTPEERNIRFGVREHAMGAICNAIALHSPGLIPYCSTFFVFTDYMRAPIRLSALCGSGVIYVMTHDSIGLGEDGPTHQPVEQLFSLRAMPNILVLRPADGTETSGAYRLAVINRQRPSILALSRQKLPQLEGTSVEGAAKGGYVISDNSLGNKPELILIGTGSELEIAAKAADELRKEGKCVRVVSLICWELFEEQSEEYKESVLPRDVSSRISVEAGVTLGWEKYVGQKGKAIGIDCFGSSAPAGKIYKELGLTVENVIAAAKSL; via the exons ATGACGCCGCCGACTCCAGCTCGCATTCCCACCTCGCCCGCGtccacggcggcggccggccgtggCTCTCTCCTCTTCCGTCGCCCGTTCGTCGCCGGCAGGCCCGGCGGCCGACCGGCGACCGCGCTCTTCGCccggacgccggcggcggcggagctggtGGAGCGGTCGGTGAACACCATCCGGTTCCTGGCCGTGGACGCAGTGGAGAAGGCCAACTCCGGCCACCCGGGGCTCCCCATGGGCTGCGCTCCCCTGGGCCACGTCCTCTTCGACGAGTTCCTCCGCTTCAACCCCAGGAACCCCGGCTGGTTCGACCGCGACCGCTTCGTGCTCTCCGCCGGCCACGGCTGCATGCTCCACTACGCGCTGCTCCACCTCGCAGGATATCAAGGCGTCACG ATGGATGATCTGAAAGCTTTCCGGCAGTGGGGAAGCAGAACTCCTGGCCATCCAGAAAATTTTGAAACAGCTGGTGTTGAAGTCACAACTG GTCCTTTGGGGCAGGGCTTTGCAAACGCTGTTGGACTAGCGCTAGCAGAGAAACATCTGGCTGCTCGTTTCAACAAGACTGATTTCACCATCGTGGACCATTACAC TTATGTCATACTTGGGGATGGTTGCCAGATGGAAGGTGTTGCGAATGAGGCGTCCTCCCTTGCTGGTCATTGGGGTCTCGGAAAGTTGATTGCCTTCTATGATGATAATCATATATCAATCGATGGTAGTACTGATATTGCTTTCACTGAAGATGTGCTTGCTCGATATGAAGCCCTAGGATGGCATACTATCTGGGTGAAGAATGGAAACACTGGTTATGATGACATCCGTGCAGCAATAAAAGAAGCAAAGGAAGTCAAAGATAAGCCAACTCTTATCAAG GTGACTACTACAATTGGTTATGGGTCTCCTAACAAGGCAAGCACCCACAGTGTCCATGGCAGCGCTctaggttccaaagaagttgagGCAACCAGGAAAAATCTTCTCTGGCCGCATGAGCCGTTCCATGTCCCTGATGAGGTGAAAAG TCATTGGGGTCACCATCTTGATGAGGGTGCTTCTCTTGAAGCTGAATGGAATGCAAAGTTTGCGGAATATGAAAAGAAATACCAACAGGAGGGTGCTGAGCTAAATAGCATAATTTCAGGGGAACTGCCCTCTGAGTGGGATAAGGCCCTTCCA acCTATACTCCCGAAAGCCCTGCTGATGCTACTAGGAACTTATCTCAACAGTGCTTAAATGCTCTTGCCAAAGTAATACCTGGATTTCTTGGCGGCAGTGCTGATCTTGCATCATCAAACATGACATTGCTAAAGATGTTTGGTGATTTCCAAAAGGACACTCCTGAAGAGAGAAACATCCGTTTCGGTGTTAGAGAGCATGCAATGGGTGCCATTTGTAATGCCATTGCTCTACATAGCCCTGGCCTAATACCTTACTGTTCAACATTCTTCGTGTTCACAGACTACATGAGAGCTCCTATTCGTCTTTCAGCATTATGTGGTTCAGGAGTGATCTATGTGATGACTCATGATTCCATTGGGCTTGGAGAAGATGGGCCAACCCATCAGCCAGTTGAGCAGTTGTTCAGTCTCCGAGCAATGCCAAATATATTAGTGCTCCGACCTGCTGATGGTACCGAGACCTCGGGGGCTTACAGGCTTGCAGTTATTAACAGGCAAAGGCCCTCTATCCTTGCGCTCTCTCGGCAGAAACTCCCGCAGCTGGAGGGCACATCAGTTGAAGGCGCCGCCAAGGGAGGATATGTTATTTCTGATAACTCTTTGGGAAACAAACCAGAGCTCATCCTCATTGGCACAGGCTCCGAGCTTGAGATCGCAGCAAAAGCTGCAGATGAGCTGAGGAAGGAGGGGAAATGTGTACGGGTTGTCTCACTTATTTGCTGGGAATTGTTTGAGGAGCAGTCTGAGGAATACAAGGAAAGTGTCCTCCCTCGTGATGTCAGTTCTAGGATTAGTGTCGAGGCTGGCGTTACATTGGGATGGGAGAAGTACGTCGGACAAAAGGGAAAAGCCATTGGCATTGACTGTTTCGGTTCAAGTGCTCCTGCTGGAAAAATATACAAAGAGCTTGGTTTGACGGTAGAAAATGTTATTGCAGCAGCCAAATCACTATAA